A part of Ooceraea biroi isolate clonal line C1 chromosome 10, Obir_v5.4, whole genome shotgun sequence genomic DNA contains:
- the LOC105283775 gene encoding uncharacterized protein LOC105283775: MKLNNINEDGDNRAKSVVLPFVNGLSDILHRVFKSYNINVIHTINKRLDCIIKSGKDALPDSNKTGVVYRLKCKDCDACYVGQTKRHLATRVKEHRSDISKREGNWSVVSRHRASLFHDFDWSKVDILHQEQHLHKREVAEMIFIKRHHNAINLQTDTDNLPGVYDPILKNI, translated from the coding sequence ATGAAGCTAAACAACATTAATGAGGATGGTGATAATAGAGCCAAATCTGTAGTGTTGCCATTTGTAAATGGTCTTAGTGACATTCTCCACAGAGTTTTTAAAAGctataacattaatgtaatacACACGATAAATAAGAGATTAGACTGTATCATAAAATCTGGCAAAGACGCGCTACCCGATAGTAACAAAACTGGTGTAGTTTACCGCTTGAAATGTAAGGATTGCGATGCCTGCTATGTGGGCCAAACAAAAAGGCACCTGGCTACGAGGGTCAAGGAACATAGAAGCGATATTTCGAAACGTGAAGGTAATTGGTCAGTTGTCAGCAGACACAGAGCTTCCTTGTTCCATGACTTTGACTGGTCAAAGGTagacattttacaccaagaacAACATTTACATAAACGCGAAGTGGcggaaatgatttttattaaaagacatCACAATGCGATCAATCTACAGACAGACACTGATAACTTGCCGGGTGTTTATGATCCtatactgaaaaatatttag